In Microbacterium sp. ABRD28, the genomic stretch ACCTCTACGAGAAGCGTCTGCTCCTCGGGCTGCGCGAGGTCGGGGTCGACACCGCGTACGTGCCGCTCACGGGCTCCTTCCCCGATCCCTCCGAGACCGAGGTGGATGTCGCGCTGGCGGCCCTGCAGCAGGTCGATCCGCGGCATCCGCTCATCCTCGACGGCTTCGTGTTCGGAGCGATGCCGACCGCGGCGCTCGCCCGCGTGCGCGCGCCGATCGTGGGGATGGTCCATCACCCGCTCGCCCGAGAGGAGGGCCTGTCGCCGGAGCGACGGGAGTACCTCTTCGCCAACGAACGCGACAATCTCCATCTCGCGGCGGCCGTGCTCGTGCCGAGCCCGCACACCGCGCGCATCCTCATCGACGAGTACGGGGCAGACCCGGGCACGATCACGGTCGCGCGGCCGGGCACCGATCCCGCGCCGGGGGTCCGGCGCGGCGCGGAGCCGCCGCTCATCCTGTCGGTGGGGATCCAGCATCCGCGGAAGGGTCACGACGTGCTGCTGCGCGCACTCGCGCGCCTCACCGACCTCCCCTGGCGTGCCGAGATCGTCGGAACGCCGTGGGACCAGGGGTTCTCCGCCTCGCTGCCGCCGTTACGCGACGAGCTCGGGCTCGCGGGGCGTGTGCACATCGCCGGCGGTATCGGCGACGACGAGCTCGACGGGCTCTGGGCGCGGGCGACGGTGTTCGCCCTCGCGACGCGTTACGAGGGGTACGGGCTGGTGTTCGACGAGGCCCTCGCCTGGGGCGTGCCGATCGTGTCGTGCCGCACCGGCGCAGTGCCCGAGACGGTGCCGGTCGAGGCCGGCGTGCTCGTGCCGCCCGCTGACCCCGAGGCCTTCGCCGCAGCCCTCCGCTCCGTGCTCGCCGATCACGACCTGCGTGACCGGATGACGCGCGCGGCGCGCGCCGCGGGCGCTGCCCTCCCGTCGTGGCTCGACACCGCCCGCACCGCGCAGCAGATGCTGGAGTCGGTCACCCGTCGTTCACTCACCCC encodes the following:
- a CDS encoding glycosyltransferase family 4 protein translates to MSRRAAFAIPGDLDTVTGGYLYEKRLLLGLREVGVDTAYVPLTGSFPDPSETEVDVALAALQQVDPRHPLILDGFVFGAMPTAALARVRAPIVGMVHHPLAREEGLSPERREYLFANERDNLHLAAAVLVPSPHTARILIDEYGADPGTITVARPGTDPAPGVRRGAEPPLILSVGIQHPRKGHDVLLRALARLTDLPWRAEIVGTPWDQGFSASLPPLRDELGLAGRVHIAGGIGDDELDGLWARATVFALATRYEGYGLVFDEALAWGVPIVSCRTGAVPETVPVEAGVLVPPADPEAFAAALRSVLADHDLRDRMTRAARAAGAALPSWLDTARTAQQMLESVTRRSLTPRSPFIDFEGSKPEH